A window of Clostridiales bacterium contains these coding sequences:
- a CDS encoding transposase, whose amino-acid sequence MRSWICPDCGKYHDRDTNAAINIRNEGMRVVNALV is encoded by the coding sequence ATTAGATCTTGGATTTGTCCAGATTGTGGTAAGTATCATGATAGAGATACTAATGCTGCAATAAATATAAGAAACGAAGGCATGAGAGTAGTAAATGCCTTAGTATAA